TTGCATATATAGTGTTATTCGGTCTACAAAAGACAAAACTTTTTGAAAATTCCCAAAAGTAAAAAAGCAATCTCGGTTGCCTGTGCAACCGAGACCTTTTTCTTCTACTATCCTTTATTTTAGTAACATTTCATATCTTTTACCAACTTCTTCCCAATTAACTATGTTCCACCAGGCTTGTATGTATTCAGGTCTCCTGTTTTGATATTTCAAATAATAAGCGTGTTCCCAAACATCCAAGCCCAACACAGGTTTCAAACTGTACATTATCGGGTTATCTTGATTTGGGGTGGATAGAATTGAAAGATGCTCGTAGTTATCTAAAACCATCCAAGCCCATCCGCTTCCAAATCTTGTTGCTGCTGCATTTGAAAATTCCTCTTTAAATTTGTCAAAGCTTCCAAAGGTCTTATCAATACTTTCAGCTAACTTTCCAGAAGGCTTACCACCACCGTTGGGTCCCATTATTGTCCAAAATAAAGAATGATTGTAATGTCCACCTCCGTTGTTCCTTACTGTTGTTCTAATATCGGCTGGTATATTGTCTAAATCCTTGAGAATGTCTTCTATACTTTTACTTGCCCATTCAGG
This DNA window, taken from Petrotoga mexicana DSM 14811, encodes the following:
- a CDS encoding superoxide dismutase, with translation MAFELPELRYSYDDLEPYIDATTMEIHHTKHHGGYVKNLNAALEKYPEWASKSIEDILKDLDNIPADIRTTVRNNGGGHYNHSLFWTIMGPNGGGKPSGKLAESIDKTFGSFDKFKEEFSNAAATRFGSGWAWMVLDNYEHLSILSTPNQDNPIMYSLKPVLGLDVWEHAYYLKYQNRRPEYIQAWWNIVNWEEVGKRYEMLLK